A single region of the Aeromicrobium chenweiae genome encodes:
- a CDS encoding amidohydrolase: MSTSDVLTADTVLRGGPVLDLSDWKPGDEVTDDWLAGRPRALAVRDGAIVALGPEAEQLIGPETRVVDLDGDTVIPGINDGHLHFTGYSVTTHTYVKMGTDIFTDLAQLPSFLTKDRIDASGWIRGHGWDELVLGRKITARDIDDALDANGIAGTPVVLFDWSGHSLSANSVALERAGITAATPDPAGGVIYRDADGGPDGFLTDAAISLMIAVVPPVPTEQLLDAYRKGQADLHALGITALTEPGLGPGHRALLDGSGSVEALDALADLAEAGDLTMRVSVLVLPNGTGGANAADVRKHLEAGLARRYDDRDLDPRQLTIAGVKVFADGTPQNGTTWHKQPVHEDNPPEHRCGHMVVVGDSDLDKVEELREIIRTVDAAGLQVAIHAIGDQTVETVIDTIAEIAPNSPLRHYLIHTTELYPHGWETLAANGIGACFNPVIMSTFVRFLPAERILRTEPIRSTLHAGVRPGITSDAPVVPPDWRPAVVYAVTRAHVWEGEVPAEDAEGITTLDALALLTSGAAVRDRAETWRGTLAVGQRADLAVLHGSWPSDDDVASLVDRPIRLTMVDGTVVHSA; this comes from the coding sequence ATGAGCACATCCGACGTCTTGACCGCCGACACGGTGCTGCGTGGCGGCCCTGTCCTCGATCTGTCCGACTGGAAGCCCGGCGACGAGGTGACCGACGACTGGCTCGCGGGTCGTCCCCGGGCGCTGGCCGTCCGCGACGGCGCGATCGTCGCCCTCGGACCGGAAGCCGAACAGCTGATCGGACCGGAGACTCGCGTCGTCGACCTCGATGGCGACACCGTCATCCCGGGCATCAATGACGGCCATCTGCATTTCACTGGCTACTCGGTCACGACGCACACCTACGTGAAGATGGGCACGGACATCTTCACCGACCTGGCCCAGCTGCCGTCGTTCCTGACGAAGGACCGCATCGACGCGAGCGGGTGGATCCGCGGTCACGGCTGGGACGAGCTGGTGCTGGGGCGCAAGATCACGGCGCGCGACATCGACGACGCGTTGGATGCCAACGGCATCGCCGGCACGCCCGTCGTGCTGTTCGACTGGAGCGGGCACTCGCTGTCGGCGAACTCGGTGGCCCTCGAGCGCGCGGGCATCACCGCGGCGACCCCCGATCCCGCCGGAGGCGTCATCTACCGCGACGCCGACGGGGGTCCCGACGGCTTCCTGACCGATGCCGCGATCTCTCTGATGATCGCGGTGGTCCCTCCCGTCCCCACGGAGCAGCTACTCGACGCCTACCGCAAGGGTCAGGCCGACCTGCACGCCCTCGGCATCACGGCGCTGACCGAGCCGGGTCTCGGTCCGGGGCACCGCGCCCTGCTCGACGGCTCCGGCTCGGTCGAGGCGCTCGACGCCCTCGCCGACCTGGCCGAGGCTGGCGACCTGACGATGCGCGTGTCGGTGCTCGTGCTGCCGAACGGCACGGGCGGCGCCAACGCGGCCGACGTCAGGAAGCACCTCGAGGCCGGGCTCGCCCGCCGCTACGACGACCGCGACCTCGACCCGCGACAGCTGACCATCGCCGGGGTGAAGGTGTTCGCCGACGGCACGCCCCAGAACGGGACGACGTGGCACAAGCAGCCCGTGCACGAGGACAACCCGCCCGAGCACCGCTGCGGGCACATGGTCGTCGTCGGCGACTCCGACCTCGACAAGGTCGAGGAGCTGCGCGAGATCATCCGGACGGTCGACGCCGCCGGTCTGCAGGTCGCGATCCACGCGATCGGCGACCAGACCGTCGAGACCGTCATCGACACGATCGCCGAGATCGCACCGAACAGCCCCCTGCGGCACTACCTCATTCACACGACCGAGCTGTACCCCCACGGCTGGGAGACGCTGGCCGCGAACGGCATCGGAGCCTGCTTCAACCCGGTGATCATGAGCACCTTCGTCCGGTTCCTGCCGGCAGAACGCATCCTCCGCACCGAGCCGATTCGCTCGACCCTGCACGCCGGCGTCCGTCCGGGCATCACGTCCGACGCCCCGGTCGTGCCGCCGGACTGGCGCCCCGCGGTCGTCTACGCCGTCACCCGCGCGCACGTCTGGGAGGGCGAGGTGCCGGCCGAGGACGCCGAGGGCATCACGACCCTCGACGCCCTCGCGCTGCTGACCAGCGGTGCCGCCGTCCGCGACCGGGCCGAGACCTGGCGTGGCACGCTCGCCGTCGGACAGCGTGCCGACCTCGCGGTGTTGCACGGCTCTTGGCCCTCTGACGACGACGTCGCCTCACTGGTCGACCGTCCCATCCGGCTGACGATGGTCGACGGGACGGTCGTCCATTCGGCCTGA
- a CDS encoding TetR/AcrR family transcriptional regulator has product MATMQEPAEEIPYPSRPGRWSTLAGIASQGVCAATVSYGHGREAVLDATIRVVSTQGLRGLTYRSVAAEAMVSHGSVQYHFGDWSTLVESALAYCLERSVPATVLGVPEAGLEAFADGIVALVTDQPDLQAFQYELQLEARRPSRAAAGRRADEPQLPRLGRSRAGPSRHHRPQVAEIVFMALEGLVLHQSVYGDTRRTEGAIEALRTLLTSLRNDAS; this is encoded by the coding sequence ATGGCCACAATGCAGGAGCCCGCTGAAGAAATCCCGTACCCGTCACGCCCGGGCCGGTGGTCTACGCTGGCCGGAATCGCGTCCCAGGGGGTCTGCGCGGCGACTGTCAGCTACGGCCACGGCCGAGAGGCGGTGCTCGACGCGACCATCCGCGTCGTGTCGACGCAGGGTCTGCGCGGCCTGACCTACCGCAGCGTGGCGGCCGAGGCGATGGTCAGCCACGGGTCGGTTCAGTACCACTTCGGCGACTGGTCGACGCTGGTCGAGTCGGCTCTGGCGTACTGCCTCGAGCGCAGCGTGCCAGCGACGGTCCTCGGGGTGCCCGAAGCCGGGCTCGAGGCGTTCGCCGACGGGATCGTCGCTCTGGTCACCGATCAGCCCGACCTGCAGGCCTTCCAGTACGAATTGCAGCTGGAGGCGCGGCGCCCGTCCCGAGCTGCTGCCGGTCGTCGAGCGGATGAACCGCAACTACCGCGCCTTGGTCGCTCGCGAGCTGGCCCGTCACGGCATCACCGACCCCAGGTGGCCGAGATCGTGTTCATGGCCTTGGAGGGGCTGGTGCTGCACCAGTCCGTGTACGGCGACACCCGTCGCACCGAGGGAGCGATCGAGGCGCTGCGCACGCTGCTCACGAGCCTGCGCAACGACGCGTCCTGA
- a CDS encoding alpha/beta fold hydrolase produces MPITPRFTKRKLVGLAAVSAVALGVAVPAASAAPSAPASKSTSAKPTVVLVHGAWADGSSFAPVTKLLQKHGYKVMNAPNPLRDLKTDAANVAAFVNQNTKGSVVLVGHSYGGSVITNAATKTPRVKALVYVNGYAPAKGESTYNLTGEKPGSLLANPHPETVFNFVQYPKGKGDVDTYVKPELFRKVFAARISNAKADVLAAAQQPLALSALKDTSGTPAWKKIKSFFLIGSHDKVLPPAQQLAMAKRAHGTVKRTGNDHLAMVEGPHTVATFIDKAARTK; encoded by the coding sequence ATGCCCATCACCCCCCGCTTCACGAAGCGCAAGCTCGTCGGCCTGGCTGCGGTCTCCGCAGTCGCCCTCGGCGTCGCGGTGCCGGCCGCCTCGGCGGCGCCGTCAGCGCCCGCATCGAAGTCGACCTCGGCCAAGCCCACCGTGGTGCTCGTGCACGGTGCCTGGGCCGACGGGTCGAGCTTCGCGCCCGTGACGAAGCTCCTGCAGAAGCACGGCTACAAGGTCATGAACGCACCGAACCCGCTGCGTGACCTGAAGACGGACGCCGCCAACGTCGCGGCGTTCGTCAACCAGAACACCAAGGGATCGGTCGTGCTGGTCGGCCACTCCTACGGCGGCAGCGTCATCACGAACGCCGCGACCAAGACCCCGCGCGTCAAGGCGCTGGTCTACGTGAACGGCTACGCGCCGGCCAAGGGGGAGTCCACCTACAACCTGACCGGCGAGAAGCCCGGCTCGCTGCTCGCCAACCCGCACCCGGAGACGGTGTTCAACTTCGTCCAGTACCCGAAGGGCAAGGGTGACGTCGACACGTACGTCAAGCCCGAGCTGTTCCGGAAGGTCTTCGCCGCGAGGATCTCGAACGCGAAGGCGGACGTGCTCGCCGCGGCGCAGCAGCCGCTCGCGCTGAGCGCGCTCAAGGACACGTCGGGGACGCCGGCATGGAAGAAGATCAAGAGCTTCTTCCTGATCGGCTCGCACGACAAGGTCCTGCCCCCGGCCCAGCAGCTCGCGATGGCCAAGCGGGCCCACGGCACCGTCAAGAGGACCGGCAACGACCACCTCGCGATGGTCGAGGGACCGCACACGGTCGCCACGTTCATCGACAAGGCGGCCCGCACGAAGTAG
- a CDS encoding primary-amine oxidase yields MHSALFDSLTADEISRAAALVRKHGIGGDRPGFGSLFVNEPDKAKVRAGEAVSRQARAIVLDRTSAATWNVVVDLDEETIVSSEQLTEGSAQMLAEEIEIVDTAAKADPRFVEALAKRGITDLTLVQLDPFGVGNRADLDLTGQRLWAGVTYFRHFEDDNAYAHIVEGVIVLVDTVKREVVAVEDAGVRPMPMTCGNYTADANQPMRTDVAPLEITQPNGPGFVLDGPQLTWQKWRFRIGMHPIDGLVLTGIEYQDGDEYRSIIHRAAVGEMIVPYGIPADPHYFRSAFDAGEYGLGRMANSLVLGCDCLGDITYMDAVMADDDGNPVTIENAICIHEEDAGILWKHTDWVTGKVDVRRSRKLVVSFIATVGNYHYGFYWNFFQDGHIEVDTKLMGIVQTIAYEGDLPGQASPVAENLAATWHQHLFNFRLDMEVDGWQNTVYQTDVDGEPVGPTNPYGNAIRVTKTPIKHELDGDGLTNPQTARTWTVVNPHKTNQWGVPVGYKLLPGWASDTLIAQEPSLMVRRAGFATKNVWVTPYSPDEIHAAGDHPNMDKSGNGLVSWSAANRPVEDTDVVLWHTLGVTHIPRSEDWPVMPNEVASFMLLPANFFDRSPALDVPGAGCSHCPPGQCTCSH; encoded by the coding sequence ATGCACTCCGCACTCTTCGACTCCCTCACGGCCGACGAAATCTCCCGCGCAGCGGCGCTCGTCAGGAAGCACGGCATCGGCGGTGACCGCCCCGGCTTCGGCTCGCTGTTCGTCAACGAGCCCGACAAGGCCAAGGTGCGCGCCGGAGAGGCCGTCAGCCGTCAGGCCCGTGCAATCGTGCTGGACCGCACGTCGGCTGCCACGTGGAACGTCGTCGTCGACCTCGACGAGGAGACGATCGTGTCGTCCGAACAGCTCACCGAGGGCAGCGCGCAGATGCTGGCCGAGGAGATCGAGATCGTCGACACCGCCGCCAAGGCAGATCCGCGGTTCGTCGAGGCCCTCGCCAAGCGGGGTATCACCGACCTGACGCTCGTGCAGCTCGACCCGTTCGGTGTCGGCAACCGCGCCGACCTCGACCTGACCGGCCAGCGGCTGTGGGCCGGCGTCACCTACTTCCGTCACTTCGAGGACGACAACGCCTACGCGCACATCGTCGAGGGCGTCATCGTGCTGGTCGACACGGTCAAGCGCGAGGTCGTCGCGGTCGAGGACGCCGGAGTGCGTCCGATGCCCATGACGTGCGGCAACTACACCGCCGACGCCAACCAGCCCATGCGCACCGATGTCGCGCCGCTGGAGATCACGCAGCCGAACGGCCCCGGCTTCGTGCTCGACGGTCCGCAGTTGACGTGGCAGAAGTGGCGCTTCCGCATCGGCATGCACCCCATCGACGGTCTGGTGCTGACCGGCATCGAGTACCAGGACGGCGACGAGTACCGCTCGATCATCCACCGCGCAGCGGTCGGCGAGATGATCGTGCCCTACGGCATCCCCGCTGACCCCCACTACTTCCGCAGCGCCTTCGACGCCGGCGAGTACGGGCTCGGCAGGATGGCGAACTCGCTCGTGCTGGGCTGCGACTGCCTCGGCGACATCACGTACATGGACGCCGTCATGGCCGACGACGACGGCAACCCGGTCACGATCGAGAACGCGATCTGCATCCACGAGGAGGACGCCGGCATCCTCTGGAAGCACACCGACTGGGTAACCGGCAAGGTGGACGTGCGCCGCTCGCGCAAGCTCGTCGTCAGCTTCATCGCGACGGTCGGCAACTACCACTACGGCTTCTACTGGAACTTCTTCCAGGATGGCCACATCGAGGTCGACACCAAGCTCATGGGCATCGTGCAGACCATCGCCTACGAGGGCGACCTGCCCGGGCAGGCCAGCCCGGTGGCCGAGAACCTCGCCGCCACGTGGCACCAGCACCTGTTCAACTTCCGCCTCGACATGGAGGTCGACGGGTGGCAGAACACCGTCTACCAGACCGACGTCGACGGCGAGCCGGTCGGACCGACCAACCCGTACGGCAACGCGATCCGGGTGACCAAGACGCCGATCAAGCACGAGCTGGACGGCGACGGCCTCACCAACCCCCAGACGGCGCGTACCTGGACCGTCGTCAACCCCCACAAGACCAACCAGTGGGGCGTGCCGGTCGGCTACAAGCTGCTGCCCGGCTGGGCGTCGGACACGCTCATCGCTCAGGAGCCCTCGCTGATGGTCCGGCGCGCGGGCTTCGCAACCAAGAACGTGTGGGTCACGCCGTACTCACCCGACGAGATCCATGCCGCGGGTGACCACCCCAACATGGACAAGTCGGGCAACGGACTGGTCTCGTGGTCGGCCGCGAACCGGCCGGTCGAGGACACCGACGTCGTGCTCTGGCACACGCTTGGCGTGACCCACATCCCCCGGTCGGAGGACTGGCCCGTCATGCCCAACGAGGTCGCGAGCTTCATGCTGCTGCCGGCCAACTTCTTCGACCGCAGCCCGGCGCTCGACGTGCCGGGGGCCGGGTGCAGCCACTGCCCGCCGGGGCAGTGCACCTGCTCGCACTGA
- a CDS encoding APC family permease — protein MTGTTTADASGPAAATDRQMGLTQSTSLVVGSIIGVGIFSLPYSLAGFGPISLVAMGIASLTAIAFAVLFAALSRRLPADGGPYAYSRAAFGNGIGFANAWSYWIDACAGNAAIAVGWVYYVEHFVNPGGATGVSMLIALTCLWLPAVVNLFGIRSVGEFQVVTVVLKFIPLLFMATVGLFFISSRNFSVWNTSGDSSLSAIGGAMAICLFTYLGVETAAVAAAKVRNPRRNIPRATVLGTLASAVVYMLSLTAVFGILPAAALALDENRDSYAAATNSILGGSWSGDLVAVAVIISGLGASNGWTMICAEMPRAAAEDGLFPGAFTRTNRRGAPVVGIVCSTLFASVAVVISFWGTDGSTVFTTLVLMTGITAAIPFGFSALAQIVWRVRDRRAGFTPHFLRDVVVAVVSLAASIAFIYYSRNTGDSWYVVWGPFLMAGAALLIGVPVYLAERGRMRPPEPVEYDPSRL, from the coding sequence GTGACCGGCACGACGACGGCGGACGCGAGCGGCCCAGCGGCCGCGACCGACCGCCAGATGGGGCTGACCCAGTCCACCTCGCTCGTCGTGGGCAGCATCATCGGGGTCGGCATCTTCAGCCTGCCGTACTCGCTGGCGGGGTTCGGTCCCATCAGCCTCGTCGCGATGGGCATCGCGAGCCTGACCGCGATCGCCTTCGCGGTGCTGTTCGCTGCGCTGAGCCGGCGCCTGCCTGCCGACGGCGGACCGTACGCGTACTCGCGCGCCGCGTTCGGCAACGGCATCGGGTTCGCGAACGCGTGGTCGTACTGGATCGACGCCTGTGCCGGCAATGCCGCCATCGCCGTGGGATGGGTCTACTACGTCGAGCACTTCGTCAACCCGGGAGGTGCCACCGGCGTCAGCATGCTCATAGCCCTCACCTGCCTGTGGCTGCCGGCGGTGGTCAACCTGTTCGGGATCCGCTCCGTGGGCGAGTTCCAGGTCGTCACCGTGGTGCTCAAGTTCATCCCTCTGCTCTTCATGGCCACGGTCGGCCTGTTCTTCATCAGCAGCCGGAACTTCTCCGTCTGGAACACCAGCGGCGACTCCAGCCTGTCCGCGATCGGCGGAGCGATGGCCATCTGCCTGTTCACGTATCTCGGCGTCGAGACCGCCGCGGTCGCGGCCGCGAAGGTGCGCAACCCCCGACGCAACATCCCTCGCGCCACGGTGCTGGGGACGCTGGCGAGCGCCGTCGTCTACATGCTGTCGCTCACCGCGGTCTTCGGCATCCTCCCGGCAGCCGCCCTCGCGCTGGACGAGAACAGGGACTCCTACGCGGCGGCGACGAACAGCATCCTCGGGGGATCCTGGTCCGGCGACCTCGTCGCGGTGGCGGTGATCATCTCCGGCCTCGGGGCCAGCAACGGATGGACGATGATCTGCGCCGAGATGCCACGCGCCGCCGCCGAGGACGGCCTGTTCCCGGGTGCGTTCACCCGCACCAACCGGCGCGGGGCTCCCGTGGTCGGCATCGTCTGCTCGACCCTCTTCGCCTCGGTCGCCGTCGTCATCAGCTTCTGGGGCACGGACGGCTCCACCGTCTTCACGACCCTGGTCCTGATGACGGGCATCACCGCGGCCATCCCGTTCGGCTTCTCCGCGCTGGCGCAGATCGTCTGGCGCGTCCGGGATCGTCGGGCCGGCTTCACCCCGCACTTCCTGCGCGACGTCGTGGTCGCGGTCGTGTCGCTCGCGGCGTCGATCGCGTTCATCTACTACTCCCGCAACACCGGCGACTCGTGGTACGTCGTGTGGGGGCCGTTCCTCATGGCCGGTGCCGCGCTCCTGATCGGCGTGCCGGTCTACCTGGCCGAACGCGGGCGCATGCGGCCTCCGGAGCCCGTCGAGTACGACCCGAGCCGGCTCTGA
- a CDS encoding M15 family metallopeptidase, translated as MKIATSVSAGLVTAALTLSVMPSAVGAPTGGEATNLALTVPASTPSGADVTARAALTDPSAGVPGATVTLFRGLPDDDVADASVATATTGADGVATLTAPADRTRPSSDYYARFDGDDTHTESVSEAQRTRNEGIAAPTTTALTAPSATKLHRPITLTATVAGAGQPGATGVVRFERQSGSTWAKVADVTVTGAGVATTSVVIMSARTVVRARYLGVDGYEESASAPRTVTATRQTATVKLTAPSKVVDEKTAHLSASVRTELEKVPGLQVSFQYYKDGKWRTLRKARTSSAGVAKTSVRPRRTYSFRAVVPSSSWHSGATSGKARLKNVPPGKVIKRRSGSPKPKALPAQSRASGSGANAKTSKISAKTWKSMKGRSWRSGCPVGRGSLRVVKVNYWGFDGYRHRGEIVVHKAIAAKTARLFTDLYKNKVSIRAMYRVDRFGYSSRVRGANDYSSMAADNTSAFNCRNVVGRPGVRSPHAYGRAIDINPFENPYRSGTDGWVPNSWWRTRAAGTYAWTKSSHLVPRIMKRNGFRWTYGVADGHHFDG; from the coding sequence GTGAAGATCGCCACGAGTGTCTCGGCCGGCCTGGTGACCGCCGCCCTCACCCTGTCCGTGATGCCGTCCGCCGTCGGTGCCCCGACCGGTGGCGAGGCGACCAACTTGGCGCTGACGGTCCCCGCGAGCACCCCCTCCGGTGCCGACGTGACTGCGCGCGCCGCCCTGACCGATCCGTCCGCGGGCGTCCCCGGCGCTACCGTCACGCTGTTCCGCGGGCTGCCGGACGACGACGTCGCGGACGCCTCGGTGGCCACGGCGACCACCGGTGCCGACGGCGTCGCCACGCTGACCGCACCGGCCGACCGCACGCGTCCGTCCTCGGACTACTACGCCCGGTTCGACGGCGACGACACGCACACGGAGTCCGTCAGCGAGGCGCAGCGCACCCGCAACGAGGGCATCGCCGCCCCGACCACCACGGCCTTGACCGCGCCGTCCGCGACGAAGCTGCACCGCCCGATCACGCTGACCGCGACCGTGGCCGGAGCCGGGCAGCCCGGTGCCACCGGCGTGGTCCGGTTCGAGCGCCAGTCCGGCAGCACCTGGGCCAAGGTCGCCGACGTGACCGTCACCGGGGCGGGTGTCGCCACCACCAGCGTCGTCATCATGTCCGCCAGGACGGTCGTGCGGGCCCGCTACCTGGGGGTGGACGGGTACGAGGAGTCCGCGTCGGCCCCGCGTACGGTGACCGCGACCAGGCAGACGGCCACGGTCAAGCTCACCGCGCCGTCGAAGGTCGTGGACGAGAAGACCGCCCACCTCTCGGCCTCCGTGCGCACCGAGCTCGAGAAGGTGCCCGGCCTCCAAGTCTCGTTCCAGTACTACAAGGACGGCAAGTGGCGCACGCTCAGGAAGGCCCGCACGAGCTCCGCCGGTGTCGCGAAGACGTCCGTCCGCCCGCGCAGGACGTACTCGTTCCGCGCGGTCGTCCCGTCGTCGAGCTGGCACTCCGGGGCGACCTCGGGCAAGGCGCGGCTGAAGAACGTGCCGCCTGGCAAGGTCATCAAGCGCCGGTCCGGCTCGCCGAAGCCGAAGGCGCTCCCCGCGCAGTCCCGTGCCTCCGGGTCGGGCGCGAATGCGAAGACCTCGAAGATCAGCGCCAAGACCTGGAAGTCCATGAAGGGCCGGTCGTGGCGGTCCGGATGCCCGGTGGGCCGCGGCTCGTTGCGGGTCGTGAAGGTCAACTACTGGGGCTTCGACGGCTACCGCCACCGCGGCGAGATCGTGGTGCACAAGGCGATCGCCGCCAAGACGGCCCGGCTGTTCACCGACCTGTACAAGAACAAGGTGTCCATCCGGGCGATGTACCGCGTGGACCGGTTCGGCTACTCCTCCCGGGTGCGCGGCGCGAACGACTACTCGTCCATGGCCGCGGACAACACCAGCGCGTTCAACTGCCGCAACGTCGTCGGCCGTCCCGGCGTGCGGTCCCCGCACGCGTACGGCCGGGCGATCGACATCAACCCGTTCGAGAACCCGTACCGGTCCGGGACGGACGGCTGGGTCCCCAACTCGTGGTGGCGCACGCGGGCGGCCGGTACCTATGCCTGGACCAAGAGCTCCCACCTGGTGCCGAGGATCATGAAGCGCAACGGGTTCCGCTGGACGTACGGCGTCGCCGACGGCCACCACTTCGACGGCTGA
- a CDS encoding winged helix-turn-helix transcriptional regulator gives MSKDFSTWPCSLARSVEVFGDSWTVLIARDALQGLTRFDQFQRSLGIARNTLSDRLSKLVEAGFFEKRFYQDNPPRYEYVLTAMGRDFLPVLAALLAWGDTWLDGGAGAPVSLHHQTDHHRVVPTVICAECGQPIVHEDLQYCVGPGYPEDDDGPRGTRTRLAGTPGGPGGRPSAASGTQAIA, from the coding sequence ATGAGCAAGGACTTTTCGACGTGGCCGTGCTCGCTGGCGCGCTCGGTCGAGGTGTTCGGCGACTCCTGGACGGTCCTGATCGCGCGGGACGCGTTGCAGGGACTCACCCGCTTCGACCAGTTCCAGCGGTCGTTGGGCATCGCCCGCAACACGCTGTCGGACCGACTGAGCAAGCTCGTGGAGGCCGGCTTCTTCGAGAAGCGGTTCTACCAGGACAACCCGCCGCGGTACGAGTACGTCCTGACCGCCATGGGCCGGGACTTCCTGCCGGTGCTGGCCGCCCTGCTGGCCTGGGGCGACACGTGGCTCGACGGGGGCGCGGGAGCGCCGGTCAGCCTGCACCACCAGACGGACCACCACCGCGTGGTCCCCACCGTGATCTGCGCCGAGTGCGGGCAGCCGATCGTCCACGAGGACCTGCAGTACTGCGTGGGGCCGGGTTACCCCGAGGACGACGACGGTCCCCGTGGCACCCGCACGCGGCTGGCCGGCACTCCCGGGGGCCCGGGGGGACGACCCTCAGCGGCGTCCGGCACGCAAGCGATCGCCTAG
- a CDS encoding alpha/beta fold hydrolase — protein MRERPDGEPPGRAPLRVAPRRPRGWRSARRSATDFRPDQEKFTLPTLVIHGDADQVVPFQVSGRRSAESIPGSELVVIEGGPHGINVSHAEQFNAALLTFLAR, from the coding sequence GTGCGCGAGCGCCCCGACGGTGAGCCTCCTGGTCGAGCCCCGCTGCGAGTCGCGCCTCGACGTCCGAGGGGCTGGCGGTCAGCGAGGCGCAGCGCCACCGACTTCCGGCCCGACCAGGAGAAGTTCACGCTGCCGACCCTCGTCATCCACGGCGACGCCGACCAGGTCGTCCCGTTCCAGGTCAGTGGTCGACGCTCCGCCGAGTCGATCCCCGGCAGCGAGCTCGTCGTCATCGAGGGCGGCCCGCACGGCATCAACGTGTCCCACGCCGAGCAGTTCAACGCCGCGCTGCTCACGTTCCTGGCCCGCTAG